Proteins encoded together in one Hylaeus volcanicus isolate JK05 chromosome 3, UHH_iyHylVolc1.0_haploid, whole genome shotgun sequence window:
- the LOC128873527 gene encoding uncharacterized protein LOC128873527: MIRSLYRVAVIFCLLIGDGESILLYPDRTLFQLEPTIIPARQMRDLNLQDTYATIENALDRHGWRDGRECLLRTICELAETPFGRTRGQDVLQEVIHLILTPTEDLPGTGNSTHQSVDELYQEAERLGRSGGDCILAYPDCVESPLESFTEIALT; the protein is encoded by the exons ATGATTCGATCCTTGTATCGGGTGGCTGTGATTTTCTGCCTGCTAATCGGGGATGGCGAGAGCATTCTGTTGTATCCGGATAGGACATTGTTTCAG CTAGAGCCTACAATAATACCAGCCAGGCAGATGAGGGATTTGAATCTCCAGGACACTTATGCGACCATCGAAAACGCATTAGATCG GCACGGCTGGCGGGACGGCAGGGAATGTCTTTTAAGGACCATTTGCGAGCTCGCGGAGACACCATTTGGCAGGACACGAGGCCAGGACGTTCTCCAGGAGGTGATCCACTTAATTTTAAC GCCAACGGAAGACTTGCCAGGGACAGGCAATTCCACTCACCAGAGCGTCGACGAATTGTATCAGGAAGCGGAACGATTGGGAAGATCTGGCGGTGACTGTATTCTGGCCTACCCCGATTGCGTCGAGTCACCCTTGGAATCATTCACGGAGATCGCGCTCACTTGA